The Candidatus Flexicrinis affinis genome has a segment encoding these proteins:
- a CDS encoding NAD(P)/FAD-dependent oxidoreductase codes for MNAGYDVVVVGAGPAGSAAAIRAAEAGLTTLLVEKRQEIGVPVRCGEATDTHTPLRFMPFDARWLNCSIEKYAVHNARGEHVAVPPSADTMIVDRRVFDQSLANQASRIGAHVHASTTVTSLLRKDGRVNGVRLKQFGRERDVHARIVIAADGTESQVARWAGLKTIPPMSDYYTGIQFLLGNMRGKMNPRYCEYHIGMESIAPSGYVWVFPKSDDTANVGIVIAADKARPVSAREWLERFVAQRYPGSSILSVVAGGIPITGAIKRMVTDGLMVVGDAAHQADPMLAGGIGLGMMGAEMAISVAVDAIRSGDVSAKRLQPYEQLWRDEFGKMHAALYSIRKIVTRMPETQFDSLIRTAAGLPLETMSQAEIILSLLRHHPGLLLEARTLITTGLVLK; via the coding sequence GTGAACGCTGGCTATGACGTGGTGGTTGTTGGCGCGGGCCCGGCCGGATCGGCGGCCGCAATTCGAGCGGCGGAAGCCGGCCTAACGACCTTACTCGTCGAGAAACGGCAAGAGATCGGCGTGCCGGTGCGCTGCGGCGAAGCGACCGATACGCACACACCACTGCGATTCATGCCGTTCGATGCGCGGTGGCTCAACTGCTCGATCGAGAAGTACGCCGTCCACAACGCACGGGGCGAGCATGTCGCTGTCCCTCCCAGCGCCGACACGATGATCGTCGACCGGCGAGTGTTCGATCAGTCGTTGGCTAATCAAGCCTCGCGCATCGGCGCCCACGTACACGCCAGCACGACCGTCACCTCGCTGCTGCGCAAAGACGGCCGGGTGAACGGCGTTCGGCTCAAGCAGTTCGGGCGCGAGCGCGACGTGCACGCTCGAATCGTCATCGCCGCAGACGGCACCGAGTCGCAGGTCGCACGATGGGCCGGACTCAAGACCATCCCGCCGATGAGCGACTACTACACCGGCATTCAGTTCCTGTTGGGCAACATGCGCGGCAAAATGAACCCGCGCTACTGCGAATATCACATCGGCATGGAGTCGATCGCGCCTTCCGGTTACGTTTGGGTGTTCCCCAAGTCCGACGACACGGCGAACGTCGGCATCGTGATCGCCGCCGACAAGGCTCGGCCGGTAAGCGCGCGCGAGTGGCTTGAGCGCTTTGTTGCGCAGCGGTATCCCGGCAGCAGTATCTTGAGCGTTGTCGCTGGCGGAATTCCGATCACCGGCGCGATCAAGCGCATGGTCACCGACGGGTTGATGGTGGTCGGCGACGCGGCGCACCAGGCCGACCCGATGCTCGCTGGCGGAATCGGCTTGGGCATGATGGGCGCGGAAATGGCGATATCGGTAGCCGTCGACGCCATCCGCAGCGGAGACGTCAGCGCGAAGCGTCTTCAGCCGTACGAGCAGTTGTGGCGCGACGAATTCGGCAAGATGCACGCCGCCCTCTACAGCATCCGCAAGATCGTCACACGGATGCCGGAGACACAGTTCGATTCGCTGATTCGGACGGCGGCAGGCCTCCCCCTAGAGACGATGAGCCAAGCCGAGATCATCCTCAGCCTGCTGCGGCATCACCCGGGGCTGCTGCTGGAAGCCCGCACCCTCATTACCACCGGCCTCGTCCTCAAGTAA
- a CDS encoding VCBS repeat domain-containing M23 family metallopeptidase, with translation MRQRRRMGMTIAAVGIIAAVTAGLVIGLPAIQRNRDISEISDVVKAEAAVFGAQSVDPTVVIPEPIVSDVVVSGPWSFGLLVTRAPEGIHAEPDLKLFITRRDEATGEISAAIEYTPTFYAYVEQIPDGLMPQAARDLLIEAAQVARGEAAAPGLLFALPWESGQTWTMTGGPHPDSGVGSARPWSALDFAWGPGVGLVRAAESGVVWRSTDCPNFIRIDHAGGYRTGYYHLVNERVQNGQNVLRGDAIGNEGMGVGCGGYTTGPHVHFSLRYYDSRLNIGGTELSGWVVRDGDRTYSGCMRRISDGYEVCTPYAAVLHGEGALPVISDLRYDWNRDTRADLWVVDLRPDDGGTVVLTVYDGSGPTSTLPVPRSSLPPQPEALNTSFAAGDHDGDGTPDLWIVHRRLDSSGTTALRILSGANPQSLIEDSPTALGYLGDEARFAVADYDRDGSPDLYAIVPDYIADTVRVRVVNGLDPMSIIGDRTAIIEAPSDYADVSFALADYDRDGRADLWVIEPHARADGKTRVTVLGGNNFQTVLEQDALPLAPQRTDINRFSWIVTDYNRDGTPDVWHVDRKSGVLTIVSGKNMTSILYDGPTGISKVHKLDYQILGSDRARLPIPPEPPQLIGPNDGKVVTDASVELSYRPSGLAKTTNLVMSDALGGVLASGKAPKAHTTACANDTCVVNTAEFGLQMRDGVRVYWNVRAGNTFGTTFSVTRSFVPDLPGPVDILLPEDGQALAVQPQFTWTSRPTASEYVVVVKNTATKEKVKLTFDHAQCTAACTAQLPSPLVDGPYSVKVKSHDAFGGMSKSVKHTFTLALAPPTATPIVSNTPAPTPTITPTLDPNATLPVPGYPQGFRGLDPTPEGTD, from the coding sequence ATGCGTCAGCGCCGCCGGATGGGTATGACGATCGCTGCGGTGGGCATCATCGCCGCCGTGACCGCGGGTCTGGTGATCGGCTTGCCGGCTATTCAGCGTAACCGGGACATCTCCGAGATTTCGGACGTGGTGAAGGCCGAGGCGGCGGTATTCGGGGCGCAGTCGGTCGACCCGACTGTCGTCATCCCAGAACCGATTGTCAGCGATGTTGTGGTCAGCGGTCCGTGGTCGTTTGGCTTGCTTGTGACGCGCGCGCCGGAGGGTATCCATGCCGAACCGGATCTCAAGCTGTTCATCACGCGCCGCGACGAAGCGACCGGAGAGATCAGCGCGGCCATCGAATACACCCCGACGTTTTACGCATACGTCGAGCAAATCCCCGACGGGTTGATGCCGCAAGCGGCCCGCGATCTGTTGATCGAAGCGGCACAGGTCGCACGCGGTGAAGCGGCAGCGCCGGGTCTGCTGTTCGCGCTGCCGTGGGAATCGGGCCAAACGTGGACGATGACCGGCGGCCCGCATCCGGACAGCGGTGTCGGTTCAGCGCGGCCGTGGAGCGCACTTGACTTCGCATGGGGGCCGGGCGTTGGGCTGGTGCGCGCGGCGGAGAGTGGTGTGGTTTGGCGCAGTACGGACTGTCCCAACTTTATTCGGATCGACCACGCAGGGGGGTACCGCACAGGCTACTATCACCTCGTCAACGAACGCGTTCAGAATGGTCAGAATGTCCTGCGCGGCGATGCGATCGGCAATGAGGGCATGGGCGTGGGCTGCGGCGGTTACACGACCGGCCCGCATGTCCACTTCTCGCTGCGCTATTACGACAGCCGGCTCAACATTGGCGGAACCGAACTGTCGGGCTGGGTCGTGCGCGACGGCGACCGCACTTACAGTGGCTGTATGCGCCGCATCTCGGACGGTTATGAAGTCTGCACGCCGTATGCAGCCGTGCTCCACGGCGAAGGCGCACTGCCGGTCATCTCCGACCTGCGCTACGACTGGAACCGCGACACGCGGGCCGACCTCTGGGTGGTCGATCTACGCCCCGACGACGGCGGCACGGTGGTCCTCACGGTCTACGACGGCAGCGGGCCGACATCGACGCTGCCCGTGCCGCGCAGCAGCCTGCCGCCACAGCCCGAGGCGCTCAATACCTCGTTTGCCGCTGGCGATCACGACGGCGACGGCACGCCCGACCTGTGGATCGTGCACCGTCGGCTTGACAGCAGCGGTACGACCGCTTTGCGAATTCTCAGTGGGGCTAACCCACAGTCCTTGATCGAGGACTCTCCGACCGCGTTGGGTTACTTAGGCGACGAGGCCCGCTTTGCGGTTGCCGATTACGACCGCGACGGCAGTCCCGACCTGTATGCGATTGTCCCGGACTACATCGCCGATACCGTGCGTGTGCGCGTCGTCAACGGTCTCGACCCGATGTCGATCATCGGCGACCGAACGGCGATCATCGAGGCTCCGAGCGACTACGCCGACGTGAGCTTTGCGCTGGCCGACTATGACCGCGACGGCAGAGCGGACCTGTGGGTGATCGAGCCGCATGCCCGCGCCGACGGCAAGACTCGTGTCACCGTACTGGGAGGTAACAACTTCCAGACCGTGCTCGAGCAGGATGCGCTGCCGCTCGCTCCGCAGCGCACCGATATCAACCGGTTTAGCTGGATCGTCACCGATTACAACCGCGATGGCACGCCGGACGTCTGGCATGTCGACCGCAAGAGCGGCGTTCTGACGATCGTCTCCGGCAAGAACATGACCTCGATCCTGTACGACGGGCCGACAGGTATCTCGAAAGTCCACAAGCTGGACTACCAGATCCTCGGCAGCGACCGCGCCCGCCTTCCGATCCCGCCCGAGCCACCGCAGTTGATCGGGCCGAATGACGGCAAAGTCGTCACCGATGCGTCGGTCGAGTTGTCGTATCGACCGAGCGGTCTGGCCAAAACGACCAACTTGGTGATGAGCGACGCGTTGGGCGGCGTGCTGGCGTCGGGCAAGGCGCCGAAGGCCCACACCACAGCCTGCGCGAACGATACGTGCGTCGTCAACACCGCGGAATTTGGCTTGCAGATGCGTGATGGGGTGCGCGTGTACTGGAACGTGCGCGCGGGAAATACGTTCGGGACGACCTTCTCGGTGACGCGCTCGTTCGTCCCGGACCTGCCCGGCCCGGTCGACATCTTGCTGCCGGAGGATGGACAGGCGCTCGCTGTCCAGCCGCAGTTTACGTGGACATCGCGGCCGACCGCATCCGAATACGTCGTCGTCGTCAAGAACACCGCGACGAAGGAGAAGGTCAAGCTGACGTTCGATCACGCTCAGTGTACGGCGGCGTGTACCGCACAGCTTCCATCGCCATTGGTCGACGGACCGTATTCGGTCAAGGTTAAGTCGCACGATGCGTTTGGCGGCATGTCGAAATCGGTGAAGCACACGTTTACGCTGGCATTGGCCCCGCCGACCGCCACACCGATTGTGTCGAACACGCCGGCGCCGACACCGACGATCACACCAACGCTCGATCCGAACGCCACGCTCCCTGTGCCCGGTTATCCGCAGGGGTTCCGCGGGCTGGACCCCACGCCCGAGGGCACGGACTAG
- the rpmG gene encoding 50S ribosomal protein L33 has protein sequence MAKKSKGNRILIKLRSTESGHMYVTFKNRRNDANRLELKKYDPLVRKHVLYRETK, from the coding sequence ATGGCAAAGAAGAGCAAGGGAAACCGGATCCTCATCAAGCTCCGCAGCACGGAAAGCGGCCACATGTATGTGACGTTCAAGAATCGTCGCAACGACGCGAACCGGCTGGAGCTGAAGAAGTACGATCCGTTGGTCCGTAAGCACGTTCTGTACCGCGAGACCAAGTAG
- the secE gene encoding preprotein translocase subunit SecE: MTTDTPRSGRRRPAAKPAEIVAEEEVEEAKNITAAKGRATPGRRQVETVTETRRGPLGRLRDYLDGVRSELDKVAWPTRQEVTGLFRVVLFVTIAAAIVLGLVAFLFNELFAIGLQQPILFVIVGAAVAAITVVVLRGNRGGAASPR; encoded by the coding sequence ATGACGACAGACACGCCGCGTTCCGGCCGTCGCCGCCCAGCCGCAAAACCGGCTGAGATCGTGGCCGAGGAAGAAGTAGAAGAAGCGAAGAACATCACCGCCGCCAAAGGCCGCGCGACCCCCGGTCGTCGTCAGGTCGAAACGGTGACCGAAACGCGCCGTGGGCCGCTCGGCCGCCTGCGCGATTACCTCGATGGCGTTCGCAGCGAGCTGGATAAGGTTGCTTGGCCGACCCGTCAGGAGGTAACCGGTCTGTTCCGGGTTGTCCTGTTCGTTACGATCGCGGCGGCGATTGTGCTCGGGCTGGTCGCCTTCCTGTTCAACGAGCTGTTCGCGATTGGCTTGCAGCAGCCCATCCTGTTCGTGATCGTTGGCGCGGCTGTGGCGGCGATTACAGTCGTCGTCTTGCGGGGCAATCGCGGCGGCGCCGCATCCCCCCGGTAA
- the nusG gene encoding transcription termination/antitermination protein NusG has protein sequence MEAQDYDPEPVTIESGGDLEDGSVLDVQVPLEGERDPNRRWYVVHCYSGHENKVKHAVLQRIQTMGMQDKIFDVLIPTAEEIEVKEGKQRKVEKRVFPGYILVEMKMDEDSWYVVRNTTGVTGFVGMGSEPTPLSEDEVKKIMRQMESEVPVVKVNFKLGDKVRIVSGPFNDIIGVVSDIYPDRNKVKVLVSFFGRETPVEVDFLEVEKT, from the coding sequence ATGGAGGCTCAGGATTACGATCCTGAACCCGTAACCATCGAAAGCGGCGGCGATCTGGAGGATGGCAGTGTGCTTGACGTTCAGGTCCCGCTCGAAGGCGAGCGCGACCCGAACCGCCGTTGGTACGTCGTACATTGCTACAGCGGCCACGAGAACAAGGTCAAGCACGCCGTTCTACAGCGTATCCAGACCATGGGTATGCAGGACAAAATCTTCGATGTGCTGATCCCGACCGCCGAGGAAATCGAGGTCAAGGAAGGCAAGCAGCGCAAGGTCGAAAAGCGCGTGTTCCCCGGCTACATCCTCGTCGAGATGAAGATGGACGAGGATTCATGGTACGTCGTGCGCAACACCACCGGCGTGACCGGCTTCGTCGGCATGGGCTCGGAACCGACCCCGCTCAGCGAAGACGAAGTCAAGAAGATCATGCGTCAGATGGAAAGCGAAGTGCCGGTCGTCAAGGTCAACTTCAAGCTGGGCGACAAGGTGCGCATCGTCAGCGGTCCGTTCAACGACATCATCGGTGTCGTGTCGGACATCTACCCTGACCGCAACAAGGTCAAGGTCTTGGTGAGCTTCTTCGGGCGCGAGACGCCCGTCGAGGTCGACTTCTTGGAAGTCGAGAAGACATAA
- the rplK gene encoding 50S ribosomal protein L11 translates to MAKKVKAVVKLAINAGKATPAPPIGPALAQHGINLMGFCKEYNARTANRMGEIVPAEITIFQDGSFKFVLKSPPTSFLIKKAAGVDKGASNPLTQKVGKLSRKQLQEIAEVKKDDLNALDIEAAMRQIAGTARQMGIEVEL, encoded by the coding sequence ATGGCAAAGAAAGTCAAGGCAGTCGTCAAGCTGGCGATCAACGCCGGCAAGGCCACCCCGGCCCCCCCGATTGGTCCCGCGCTCGCGCAGCACGGCATCAACCTGATGGGATTCTGCAAGGAATACAACGCTCGTACCGCGAACCGCATGGGCGAGATCGTCCCGGCTGAGATCACCATCTTTCAGGACGGGTCGTTCAAGTTCGTCCTGAAGTCGCCGCCGACCTCCTTCCTGATCAAGAAGGCCGCCGGTGTCGACAAGGGCGCATCCAACCCGCTTACCCAGAAGGTCGGCAAGCTGAGCCGCAAGCAGCTTCAGGAGATCGCCGAGGTCAAGAAGGACGACCTCAACGCGCTTGACATTGAAGCCGCCATGCGCCAGATCGCCGGCACCGCCCGCCAGATGGGCATCGAAGTCGAGCTTTAG
- a CDS encoding 50S ribosomal protein L1 produces MTMAGKRFTAALDQIDRQKNYPLNEALGLVKKFATDEATKHKFDETVEMHFRLGIDPRHSEQQVRSTVLLPAGLGKKVRVLVFAEGDDARAAEAAGADIVADDQIVNKIQTEGWTDFDATLATPAMMKKIGRIARVLGPRGLMPNPKAGTVVEADDLARAVEELKAGRVEFRNDKTGNVHVPIGKTSFTLEQLQQNAEAVFAAVEAQKPSAAKGVYMKRAVVCSTMSPGVRLELSSGSTSTK; encoded by the coding sequence ATCACAATGGCAGGCAAGCGTTTCACGGCGGCACTCGATCAGATCGACCGCCAGAAAAACTACCCGCTCAACGAGGCGCTCGGACTGGTGAAGAAATTCGCCACGGACGAAGCGACCAAGCACAAGTTCGACGAGACCGTCGAAATGCACTTCCGTCTCGGCATCGACCCACGCCACAGTGAACAACAGGTCCGCAGCACCGTGCTGCTGCCTGCGGGCCTCGGCAAGAAAGTTCGCGTGCTGGTCTTTGCCGAAGGTGATGATGCCCGCGCCGCTGAAGCGGCAGGTGCGGACATCGTCGCCGACGATCAGATCGTCAACAAGATCCAAACGGAAGGCTGGACGGACTTCGATGCCACGCTGGCGACCCCGGCCATGATGAAGAAGATCGGCCGTATCGCCCGTGTTCTCGGCCCGCGCGGCCTGATGCCGAACCCCAAGGCCGGCACCGTCGTCGAAGCCGACGATCTTGCTCGCGCCGTCGAGGAACTGAAGGCGGGTCGTGTCGAGTTCCGCAACGACAAGACCGGCAACGTGCATGTACCCATCGGCAAGACCAGCTTCACGCTCGAACAGCTTCAGCAGAACGCCGAGGCGGTCTTCGCCGCGGTTGAAGCGCAGAAGCCGTCTGCCGCGAAGGGTGTGTACATGAAGCGCGCCGTCGTGTGCTCGACCATGTCGCCGGGCGTGCGCCTTGAACTATCGTCGGGCAGCACGTCGACCAAGTAA